A single genomic interval of Macadamia integrifolia cultivar HAES 741 chromosome 6, SCU_Mint_v3, whole genome shotgun sequence harbors:
- the LOC122081793 gene encoding E3 ubiquitin-protein ligase SINAT5-like → MDLDNIECISSSDGIDEEEIHHHQFSTKPHNNIVSPAISPATSVHELLECPVCTNSMYPPIHQCHNGHTLCSTCKTRVHNRCPTCRQELGDIRCLALEKVAESLELPCKYCSLGCPEIFPYYSKLKHEAQCNFRPYNCPYAGSECSVMGDIPFLVAHLRDDHKVDMHSGCTFNHRYVKSNPREVENATWMLTVFNCFGQYFCLHFEAFQLGMAPVYMAFLRFMGDEAEARNFSYSLEVGANGRKLIWEGTPRSIRDSHRKVRDSHDGLIIQRNMALFFSGGDRKELKLRVTGRIWKEQQNPDAGVCIPNLCS, encoded by the exons ATGGATTTGGATAACATTGAATGTATCTCGTCCTCTGACGGGATCGACGAGGAAGAGATCCATCATCACCAGTTCTCGACCAAGCCTCACAACAATATCGTTTCCCCGGCGATATCTCCGGCCACCAGTGTCCATGAGTTACTCGAGTGCCCAGTCTGCACCAATTCCATGTACCCACCCATCCATCAG TGCCACAATGGCCACACACTGTGTTCCACCTGTAAAACAAGGGTGCATAATCGATGCCCCACTTGTAGACAGGAACTTGGAGACATCAGGTGTCTAGCTTTAGAGAAGGTGGCTGAGTCGCTTGAACTACCCTGCAAATACTGCTCCCTGGGCTGCCCAGAGATCTTCCCCTACTACAGCAAGCTCAAACATGAAGCACAGTGTAACTTTAGACCATACAACTGCCCATATGCTGGATCAGAGTGCTCCGTTATGGGGGATATCCCCTTTCTTGTTGCCCATCTGAGGGATGATCACAAGGTTGACATGCACTCTGGATGCACATTTAACCATCGTTATGTCAAGTCTAATCCACGTGAAGTTGAAAATGCCACCTGGATGCTTACT gtctTCAATTGTTTCGGTCAGTACTTCTGTCTGCACTTTGAAGCCTTCCAGCTTGGCATGGCTCCTGTGTACATGGCATTCCTCCGTTTTATGGGAGATGAGGCCGAGGCTCGGAACTTTAGCTACAGCTTAGAGGTTGGTGCGAATGGCCGTAAACTTATATGGGAGGGCACCCCAAGGAGCATCCGCGATAGCCATCGGAAGGTCAGGGACAGTCATGACGGCCTCATTATCCAGCGGAACATGGCGCTTTTCTTCTCCGGTGGGGATAGGAAAGAATTGAAGCTACGGGTTACAGGGCGCATCTGGAAGGAACAACAAAACCCAGATGCTGGTGTATGCATTCCTAATCTTTGTAGCTGA
- the LOC122081307 gene encoding aspartyl protease family protein 2 → MEGKVRVITFSFFLLVVCLSGGSAKPLEYQNLVLGTLPRPATHNNDLSWSESSTLSELENAETSIETTLSVRLEHRDVLAFNATPEALFELRLERDVARVETLTTMAAGSRNATRVPPKDFSSSIISGLSQGSGEYFTRLGIGTPPRYLYMVLDTGSDIVWIQCAPCRKCYNQADPVFDPKKSGSFAAVPCSSPLCRRLDASGCSQQRLCLYQVSYGDGSFTIGEFSTEVLTFRGTKVGNVAFGCGHDNEGLFVGAAGLFGLGRGGLSFPSQTGRRFGRKFSYCLVDRQSSKPSSAVFGESSVPRSAVFTPMLTNPKLDTFYYIELTGISVGGVLVPGISASMFRLDAAGNGGVIIDSGTSVTRLTRPAYIALRDAFRAGAQLKSAPGFSLFDTCYDLSGKSVVKVPTVVMHFGGGANLALPAANYLIPVDSNATFCFAFAGTSGGLSIVGNIQQQGFRVVFDGAGSRIGFSPNGCA, encoded by the coding sequence ATGGAAGGAAAAGTGAGAGTAATTacattttccttcttcctccttgtcGTTTGCCTCTCAGGCGGTTCTGCAAAACCGCTTGAGTACCAAAACCTGGTATTGGGTACTCTTCCGAGGCCTGCTACCCACAACAACGATCTCTCATGGAGCGAATCTTCAACCTTATCCGAACTTGAAAATGCCGAAACTAGCATTGAAACCACTCTAAGTGTACGCTTAGAACATAGAGACGTTCTAGCCTTCAATGCAACACCTGAAGCCCTCTTTGAGCTGAGGTTGGAGAGGGATGTGGCTAGGGTTGAAACCCTGACGACCATGGCAGCTGGTTCGAGAAATGCCACCCGCGTTCCCCCAAAGGACTTCAGCAGCTCCATCATTTCCGGGCTATCTCAAGGGAGCGGAGAGTACTTCACTAGGTTAGGTATAGGCACTCCTCCCAGATACCTCTACATGGTGCTTGACACTGGCAGCGATATCGTTTGGATCCAATGTGCGCCTTGCCGTAAATGTTACAACCAGGCCGATCCCGTCTTCGATCCTAAGAAATCTGGCTCTTTTGCTGCTGTACCCTGTTCGTCGCCGCTCTGCAGGAGACTTGATGCGTCGGGTTGTAGCCAGCAGCGGTTGTGCCTCTACCAGGTCTCCTACGGCGACGGATCTTTCACCATCGGTGAATTCTCGACCGAGGTACTAACCTTTCGAGGGACTAAGGTGGGAAATGTAGCGTTCGGATGCGGCCATGATAACGAAGGACTGTTCGTCGGTGCTGCCGGGTTATTTGGTCTCGGTAGAGGGGGACTGTCTTTCCCTTCTCAGACTGGGCGTCGTTTCGGTCGGAAATTTTCGTATTGCCTAGTCGATCGCCAGTCGTCCAAGCCCTCGTCCGCTGTTTTTGGGGAATCGTCCGTGCCAAGATCGGCCGTATTCACGCCTATGCTTACGAATCCCAAGCTCGACACGTTCTACTACATTGAACTCACCGGAATCAGTGTAGGCGGAGTGCTGGTGCCGGGTATATCAGCCTCCATGTTCAGGCTTGACGCGGCTGGGAACGGTGGGGTTATCATCGATTCCGGCACTTCTGTGACTCGGTTGACTCGCCCAGCTTACATAGCGCTCCGTGACGCGTTCCGCGCGGGAGCACAGTTGAAGAGTGCGCCTGGATTCTCGTTGTTCGACACGTGTTACGATCTTTCTGGGAAGTCGGTGGTAAAGGTGCCAACGGTGGTGATGCATTTCGGGGGTGGAGCCAATCTGGCATTGCCGGCGGCGAATTACCTGATACCGGTAGATAGTAACGCTACCTTCTGCTTCGCTTTTGCGGGAACAAGCGGTGGGTTATCGATTGTCGGCAATATACAACAACAAGGTTTCCGGGTTGTGTTCGATGGTGCCGGTTCGCGGATCGGGTTCTCTCCGAACGGGTGCGCGTGA